A stretch of the uncultured Trichococcus sp. genome encodes the following:
- a CDS encoding RNA methyltransferase — MEKIVSMKNQKVKQWKKLQTTKGRKEARAYLIEGTHLLKEAIKANAIIQEIVMTETFFQQSDLKIAEEVIVIVSPEILASLAQTETPQGVVAIVQIPEDTPVLDYTGKYILLDQVQDPGNVGTIIRTADAAGYSGVILGEGSVDLYNDKVLRSMQGSHFHLPVHRGDLQKIIPEMKSSGIPVYGTELNEAAVDYRTVAPTDTVALVLGNEGNGVSEKVLALTDQNLYIPIFGEAESLNVAVAAGILLYHFVS, encoded by the coding sequence ATGGAAAAGATAGTATCGATGAAAAATCAAAAAGTAAAACAATGGAAGAAACTGCAGACCACGAAAGGCCGGAAAGAGGCGAGAGCTTATCTGATCGAAGGGACCCACCTTCTGAAGGAGGCCATCAAAGCGAATGCGATCATCCAAGAAATCGTGATGACGGAAACCTTTTTCCAGCAGTCGGATCTGAAGATTGCTGAAGAAGTCATCGTCATCGTTTCCCCGGAAATCCTCGCCAGCTTGGCCCAGACCGAGACCCCGCAAGGAGTCGTTGCGATCGTGCAGATTCCTGAAGACACTCCGGTTTTGGATTACACTGGCAAATATATCCTTTTGGATCAGGTACAGGATCCGGGGAATGTCGGAACCATCATCCGGACTGCGGATGCTGCCGGGTATTCCGGGGTCATTTTAGGGGAGGGTTCGGTTGATCTGTACAACGACAAAGTGCTCCGCTCCATGCAAGGAAGCCATTTCCATCTGCCGGTTCATCGCGGCGATCTGCAAAAGATAATCCCCGAAATGAAGAGCAGCGGCATCCCGGTCTACGGAACCGAACTGAACGAAGCGGCTGTCGATTACCGCACCGTTGCTCCGACCGATACGGTTGCCTTAGTACTCGGTAATGAAGGGAATGGGGTTTCCGAAAAAGTATTGGCACTGACGGATCAGAATTTGTACATCCCGATTTTCGGAGAAGCCGAGTCACTGAATGTCGCAGTTGCGGCCGGTATCCTGCTTTATCACTTCGTAAGCTGA
- a CDS encoding helix-turn-helix domain-containing protein, with amino-acid sequence MEVKKCICPKFEKTFSILGKKWTGLIIEVLMDGDKRFKELAVQIPNVSDRVLVERLKELEDEKIVVRTENPAAAIKVMYGLSEKGKALNNVMQEIQTWSDAWV; translated from the coding sequence CTGGAAGTAAAAAAATGTATTTGTCCAAAGTTTGAAAAAACATTCTCTATTTTGGGGAAAAAATGGACCGGCTTAATCATCGAAGTCTTGATGGACGGAGATAAACGATTCAAGGAATTGGCCGTGCAGATACCTAATGTCAGTGATCGAGTATTAGTTGAACGCTTAAAAGAGCTGGAAGATGAAAAAATTGTAGTAAGAACCGAAAATCCTGCGGCGGCAATCAAAGTGATGTACGGATTGTCGGAAAAAGGGAAGGCATTGAACAATGTGATGCAGGAAATCCAAACTTGGTCGGATGCGTGGGTCTGA